From Paenibacillus sp. PK3_47, the proteins below share one genomic window:
- a CDS encoding (Fe-S)-binding protein, with product MKVSIFSTCLVDLMTPNVGKAMVEVLERLGCEIDFPASQVCCGQPTYNSGYLEDSKLAMKTMMLAFEHSDYVVGPSGSCIAMFHEYPKVFKGDPEWGLKAVALKEKSYEFTQFIVRVLGVTDVGASLEGTATYHRSCHMTRLLGEKETPYQLLEQVRGLQLEPLKNSDNCCGFGGTFSVKMPEISQQMVDEKCQCVKDTGADILISADMGCLLNIGGRLSRKGEPVKIMHIAEVLNHTVHPAAVKGGIPT from the coding sequence ATGAAAGTCAGTATTTTCTCAACTTGTTTAGTGGACCTTATGACCCCTAATGTAGGAAAGGCTATGGTCGAGGTTCTCGAAAGGCTTGGCTGTGAAATTGATTTTCCTGCTTCGCAGGTCTGCTGTGGTCAACCCACCTATAACAGCGGTTATCTGGAAGATTCAAAGCTTGCGATGAAAACTATGATGCTCGCCTTCGAGCACTCCGATTACGTCGTCGGTCCTTCCGGCTCCTGTATTGCTATGTTCCATGAGTACCCGAAGGTTTTTAAAGGAGATCCCGAATGGGGATTGAAAGCGGTTGCGTTAAAAGAGAAATCATATGAGTTTACACAATTTATCGTGCGGGTGCTGGGTGTTACTGATGTCGGAGCAAGTCTTGAGGGTACCGCCACCTATCACCGTTCCTGCCATATGACCAGATTACTCGGGGAAAAAGAAACGCCCTACCAGCTGCTTGAACAGGTACGCGGATTGCAATTGGAGCCGCTTAAGAACAGCGATAACTGCTGCGGGTTTGGCGGAACCTTCTCGGTCAAAATGCCGGAGATTTCACAGCAGATGGTCGATGAAAAATGCCAGTGTGTAAAAGATACAGGGGCAGACATTCTGATCAGTGCCGATATGGGCTGCCTGCTTAACATTGGCGGACGTCTCTCCCGCAAAGGGGAACCCGTCAAAATTATGCACATCGCGGAAGTGCTGAACCACACAGTTCATCCTGCCGCCGTCAAAGGAGGAATCCCGACTTGA
- the aldA gene encoding aldehyde dehydrogenase has protein sequence MYINGQFTESETKEFMDVTNPSTDEVISQVPKATKNDVVRAIDAAEAAQSAWEETPAVERGKYLHAIADGIRAEADSIARLISEEVGKTLELSTVEVNFTADYMDYMAEWARRYEGEIVQSDRDNENIFVFKRAIGVTTGILPWNFPFFLIARKMAPALITGNTIVVKPSVESPNNAIAFTKIVDKVGLPPGVYNLVTGRGGEVGNELASNPKVGMVSLTGSVPAGQKVMEAAAENIIKVSLELGGKAPAIVMDDADLDLAVKAIVDSRVINTGQVCNCAERVYVHEKIKDEFTSRLVEAMKAVKYGNPLKDTGIQMGPLINKAAQDSVQQKVDRAVEEGAKVLLGGKKVEGTGSFFEPTVIADATNEMEIVQEEIFGPVIPIVTFADLDEAIELANDSEFGLTSSLYTQNLNVAMKVIKRLKYGETYINRENFEAMQGFHAGWRKSGIGGADGKHGLNEYLQTQVVYLQYDKSIK, from the coding sequence ATGTATATCAACGGCCAGTTTACGGAATCAGAAACTAAAGAGTTTATGGATGTAACCAACCCGTCAACAGATGAAGTCATTTCCCAAGTCCCCAAAGCTACCAAGAATGATGTTGTGCGTGCCATTGATGCAGCGGAAGCAGCCCAGTCTGCCTGGGAAGAGACACCCGCGGTAGAGAGAGGGAAGTATCTCCATGCCATCGCCGACGGAATCCGTGCTGAAGCTGACAGTATCGCCAGACTGATCTCGGAAGAAGTGGGCAAAACCTTGGAGCTGTCTACAGTAGAGGTTAATTTTACAGCGGATTACATGGACTATATGGCTGAATGGGCGCGCCGCTACGAAGGTGAGATTGTTCAGAGTGACCGGGATAATGAGAATATTTTTGTGTTCAAACGTGCCATCGGGGTAACTACAGGGATTCTGCCGTGGAATTTCCCGTTCTTTCTGATCGCCAGAAAAATGGCACCGGCCCTCATCACCGGTAATACGATTGTCGTTAAGCCGAGCGTTGAATCCCCTAACAATGCGATTGCTTTTACCAAAATTGTGGATAAAGTCGGTCTGCCTCCGGGTGTATACAACCTGGTTACAGGCAGAGGCGGAGAGGTCGGCAACGAGCTGGCCAGCAACCCTAAAGTCGGAATGGTCAGCCTGACAGGCAGCGTACCGGCCGGACAAAAGGTAATGGAGGCGGCAGCCGAGAACATTATCAAGGTCAGCCTTGAGCTTGGCGGTAAAGCGCCGGCGATTGTAATGGATGATGCGGATCTCGACCTGGCTGTAAAAGCGATCGTGGATTCCCGTGTAATCAATACTGGCCAGGTCTGCAACTGTGCGGAGCGTGTATATGTGCATGAGAAGATCAAGGATGAGTTCACCAGCCGCCTGGTCGAGGCCATGAAGGCTGTCAAATATGGCAACCCGCTGAAGGATACAGGAATCCAGATGGGGCCGCTGATCAACAAAGCCGCTCAGGATTCTGTACAGCAGAAGGTTGACCGTGCAGTCGAAGAGGGCGCAAAAGTTCTCCTGGGCGGTAAAAAGGTGGAAGGCACAGGCAGCTTCTTTGAACCGACGGTTATTGCCGATGCCACCAACGAAATGGAAATCGTACAGGAGGAAATTTTCGGGCCGGTTATTCCGATTGTTACCTTTGCGGATCTGGATGAAGCCATCGAGTTGGCCAATGACAGCGAATTCGGGCTGACTTCTTCACTCTACACCCAGAATCTGAATGTGGCGATGAAAGTCATCAAACGTCTGAAATACGGAGAGACCTATATTAACCGTGAGAACTTTGAAGCGATGCAGGGCTTCCACGCAGGCTGGAGAAAATCCGGTATCGGCGGCGCAGACGGCAAACACGGATTGAACGAATACCTGCAGACTCAGGTAGTTTACCTGCAGTATGATAAATCTATTAAGTAG
- a CDS encoding GNAT family N-acetyltransferase — translation MSLKISELHPEQNQRQISSLLEQHSRSADQDIPPYEREAISLAAYENDIFAGGITGDIVWNILNVHLLAVDPSFRGNGLGAALLEELEARARLRGCKVSELTTMSWQAPHFYQKQGYEIFGEIKDCPNEGQTKYYLKKKL, via the coding sequence GTGTCATTAAAAATATCAGAGTTACATCCGGAGCAAAATCAGCGGCAAATTTCCAGTCTGCTCGAACAGCACAGCCGCAGCGCGGATCAGGACATCCCCCCATATGAGCGCGAGGCTATTTCCCTGGCCGCTTATGAAAATGATATATTCGCGGGCGGGATCACCGGTGATATCGTCTGGAACATTTTGAACGTCCATCTGCTGGCAGTAGATCCCTCTTTCAGAGGTAATGGATTAGGTGCAGCGCTGCTGGAAGAGCTGGAGGCCAGAGCCCGTCTGCGCGGCTGTAAAGTAAGTGAATTGACTACAATGAGCTGGCAGGCGCCGCATTTTTATCAGAAGCAGGGATATGAAATCTTCGGAGAGATTAAGGATTGCCCCAATGAGGGCCAGACGAAGTATTATTTGAAGAAAAAACTTTAG
- a CDS encoding DCC1-like thiol-disulfide oxidoreductase family protein, producing the protein MWNNLKQKLYDRKEPAFPLALFRIGFSLVFMLELIQMMIFRDLIFQKDSLAATVPLFLTFLFVLWMLALFLLLIGYRTRIAAIVNYAISVYILGFVAVNETNNWQVDSLFLTGSFLLLFMPVSACVSVESLMEHRRQARVRVRKLPRPKARFIHTAFLIFMMGLFYLDSMLFKGSSSMYLTGLGLWAPASLPFTTYYDVSWLINHEWLVRILGYSLLVYETVYIFLIWFGKLRVWLSLAGVLLHAGIVVVFPIPVMSLLTIVIHLSIIPESAYRKLYDKLIAAKQKRLAVYYDRLCPLCRQTVGILSALDFRKGIEWKALQDFAAEEKLLSGIPEEDLLHDIYAVEKGKKLHKGVDTYAAILRSTGWLYPVGLLLSLPPIHGIAARIYGAVAARRKREGGCTDSTCGIGIVAPPEPSSSFLAGKFWPAATLLIVWIISFIIISFGSPVYGKYLTGENSQLTAALKDTAAVYKRVTYPVLGWSNHGVYTETHFEDYTFQTRLVYVNGDSPVPLPIMDERGFSRSYAVGRQWDNWSYATAKPGLSFEQASRHLLDYAAFWAERNGVDLESGSGIIEIQRKPIEVKLDAFREGLLRDNMSQPWTRIGEISSSGGSLQVVMDGGSEPDPQGTWGEAAGSAR; encoded by the coding sequence ATGTGGAATAATTTAAAACAGAAGCTGTATGACCGGAAAGAGCCCGCTTTTCCGCTGGCGCTGTTCCGGATCGGCTTTTCGCTCGTATTTATGCTCGAACTGATACAAATGATGATCTTCAGGGATCTGATTTTTCAAAAAGACAGCCTGGCAGCCACTGTGCCGCTCTTCTTGACCTTCTTGTTTGTACTGTGGATGCTGGCGCTGTTCCTGCTTCTGATCGGCTATCGGACCCGGATCGCGGCTATAGTGAACTATGCTATCAGCGTGTATATACTGGGATTTGTGGCCGTCAATGAAACGAACAACTGGCAGGTGGATTCCTTGTTTCTGACAGGCTCATTTCTGCTTCTGTTCATGCCTGTGTCCGCCTGTGTCTCGGTTGAAAGCCTCATGGAACACCGCCGCCAGGCCAGAGTCCGTGTCCGGAAGCTGCCCCGGCCCAAGGCCCGGTTCATTCATACAGCGTTTCTGATTTTCATGATGGGGCTGTTTTACCTGGATTCCATGCTGTTTAAAGGTTCTTCCTCCATGTATCTCACAGGATTGGGGTTGTGGGCTCCGGCTTCACTGCCTTTCACCACCTATTATGACGTCTCCTGGCTGATCAATCATGAATGGCTCGTACGCATACTCGGTTATTCTCTGCTGGTCTATGAGACCGTCTATATCTTCCTGATCTGGTTCGGAAAACTCCGGGTGTGGCTCAGTCTGGCCGGTGTCCTATTGCATGCGGGCATCGTAGTTGTGTTCCCGATACCGGTGATGAGCCTGCTTACCATTGTTATTCACCTGTCCATTATCCCGGAGAGCGCATACCGGAAACTGTATGACAAGCTGATTGCCGCCAAGCAGAAACGCCTGGCTGTGTACTATGACCGGCTTTGTCCGCTGTGCCGCCAGACGGTCGGCATCCTGTCGGCACTTGACTTCCGCAAAGGCATTGAATGGAAGGCGCTGCAGGATTTCGCGGCAGAGGAAAAACTGCTGTCCGGCATTCCCGAAGAAGATCTGCTGCACGATATTTATGCCGTAGAGAAAGGCAAGAAGCTGCATAAAGGAGTAGATACCTATGCCGCGATTCTCCGCTCAACAGGCTGGTTATACCCGGTCGGACTGCTGCTGAGCCTGCCGCCAATCCATGGCATTGCCGCCCGTATTTACGGGGCTGTAGCTGCCAGACGCAAACGGGAAGGGGGCTGTACGGACAGCACCTGCGGCATTGGCATTGTCGCACCGCCGGAACCCTCGTCATCCTTTTTGGCCGGCAAGTTCTGGCCCGCCGCGACTCTCCTGATCGTATGGATCATTTCTTTTATCATCATCTCCTTCGGGTCGCCGGTTTACGGCAAATATTTGACCGGAGAGAACAGCCAGCTTACAGCTGCTCTGAAGGATACCGCCGCAGTCTACAAGCGGGTGACCTACCCGGTACTGGGCTGGAGCAATCACGGCGTATACACGGAGACCCATTTTGAGGATTACACTTTCCAGACACGACTGGTCTATGTTAACGGTGATTCTCCCGTACCTCTGCCGATCATGGACGAACGCGGCTTCTCTCGCAGTTATGCGGTTGGGCGGCAGTGGGATAACTGGTCATACGCAACCGCCAAGCCCGGCCTCTCCTTCGAACAAGCAAGCCGCCATTTGCTGGACTACGCCGCCTTCTGGGCAGAACGTAATGGAGTGGATCTGGAATCCGGCAGCGGTATCATCGAAATCCAGCGCAAGCCGATTGAAGTGAAGCTTGACGCCTTCCGGGAGGGCCTGCTAAGGGATAATATGAGTCAGCCTTGGACCCGGATCGGTGAGATCTCCTCCAGCGGCGGCAGTCTGCAGGTTGTAATGGACGGGGGATCAGAGCCAGATCCTCAGGGCACCTGGGGAGAAGCGGCTGGCAGTGCCAGATGA
- a CDS encoding glycoside hydrolase family 88 protein — protein MLQERDRSWIESIIKKITVKMDTVSERSRHKIPYTAIDGIHDDKASQNASGFDADGICWWTNGFWGGMLWLMYHETGNEKYKEIANISETYLDQCFQDFYGLHHDVGFMWLPTSVANYKVTRNPDSRKRALHAANLLAGRFNLAGGFIRAWNDLEDGDTRGWAIIDCMFNIPLLYWATEETGDPRFKQIAMRHADTVMSSFVRPDGSVHHIVEFDPFNGGVVRTYGGQGYADGSSWTRGQTWAMYGFMMSYIHTGKEEYLQTAKRIAHYFIACIPEDGVIPLDFRQPAEPALEDDTAAAIAACGLIEIAKAVGEVERDLYLNAALKLLRTLDERSDWSEASDCILQKGSEAYHKPRNKHHHPIIYGDFYFMEAVFKLKGNDLYLW, from the coding sequence ATGCTACAGGAAAGAGACCGCAGCTGGATAGAATCAATCATTAAGAAAATCACAGTCAAAATGGATACAGTCAGCGAGAGATCGCGCCATAAAATTCCCTATACAGCCATAGACGGAATACATGACGATAAAGCTTCGCAAAATGCAAGCGGTTTCGATGCGGACGGGATCTGCTGGTGGACCAACGGCTTCTGGGGCGGCATGCTGTGGCTGATGTATCATGAAACCGGAAATGAGAAGTACAAGGAAATTGCAAATATCTCCGAAACGTATCTGGACCAGTGTTTTCAGGATTTCTACGGGCTGCATCATGACGTGGGCTTCATGTGGCTGCCTACGAGCGTTGCTAATTATAAGGTGACCAGGAATCCGGATTCGCGCAAAAGAGCCCTGCATGCGGCCAACCTGCTCGCAGGCCGGTTTAACTTGGCCGGCGGCTTCATCCGTGCCTGGAATGACCTGGAGGATGGCGATACAAGGGGCTGGGCCATTATCGACTGCATGTTCAACATTCCGCTTCTGTACTGGGCAACAGAGGAAACGGGTGATCCGCGGTTCAAGCAGATTGCCATGCGGCATGCGGATACAGTTATGTCTTCTTTCGTCCGTCCGGACGGGTCTGTGCATCATATCGTAGAGTTCGATCCGTTCAACGGCGGAGTGGTCCGTACCTATGGCGGGCAGGGTTATGCGGACGGATCTTCCTGGACAAGAGGGCAGACTTGGGCAATGTACGGCTTCATGATGAGTTATATTCACACAGGCAAAGAGGAGTATCTCCAGACAGCCAAAAGAATCGCCCACTATTTTATTGCTTGCATTCCGGAAGACGGCGTAATTCCGCTCGATTTCCGGCAGCCGGCTGAGCCTGCACTGGAAGATGACACAGCGGCAGCGATCGCCGCCTGCGGCCTGATTGAGATTGCCAAGGCTGTAGGCGAAGTAGAGCGCGATTTGTATCTGAATGCGGCACTTAAGCTGCTGCGGACACTGGATGAGCGGTCCGACTGGTCCGAGGCAAGTGACTGCATCCTCCAAAAAGGTTCAGAAGCCTACCACAAGCCGCGCAACAAGCATCATCATCCGATCATTTATGGGGATTTTTATTTCATGGAGGCAGTGTTCAAGCTGAAGGGGAATGACTTGTATCTATGGTAA
- a CDS encoding glycoside hydrolase family 43 protein, producing MSHKIINPVLRGFNPDPSIVRAGDDYYIATSTFEWFPGVQIHHSRDLVHWELIAHPLNRVSQLDLRGIGASQGIWAPCLTYDNGIFYLVYTVVNSFYVKMYDTPNYLVTAADIRGEWSEPVYLNSYGFDPSLFHDDDGRKYIVSMVTDHRVTKRYRGHLVIQEYSLGEQQMIGEPVTIYASNDTYLEGPHIYKRNGYYYLFAADTGTGEGHGQSILRSRSLFGPYEACEGNSLMTSRNHPDLLLQKAGHGDLVETQHGEWYMAHLCGRALANRTEKGERKYTLGRETALQKVEWTEDGWLRLANGTVVPDTEVQAPDLPPHPFPAKPARDDFNRDKLDIHFQSLRIPLDETFYSLTERTGYLRLYGREGLGSKYRQSLVARRWEEHAFTVSTCLEFEPESFKQLAGLILLYDTQNYYYLHVTHHEDLGRCICILSAVNNNYSEPAGYIALPDDAKRIFLRAEVDRDKLQFAYSVNGEEGFQDIGPILDASTLSDEACQEGWFTGSFAGICCQDLTGFRKPADFDYFEYKNRL from the coding sequence ATGAGCCATAAGATTATAAATCCGGTATTAAGAGGCTTTAATCCTGATCCTTCCATTGTAAGAGCAGGAGACGATTATTACATTGCGACTTCCACCTTTGAATGGTTCCCCGGCGTACAAATACATCACTCCAGGGATTTGGTTCACTGGGAGCTGATCGCACACCCGCTTAACCGGGTGTCTCAACTGGACCTTAGAGGAATAGGCGCTTCTCAGGGAATTTGGGCACCCTGCCTGACCTATGATAACGGCATCTTTTATCTGGTGTATACTGTCGTCAATTCATTTTATGTCAAAATGTACGATACGCCCAATTACCTTGTAACGGCAGCGGATATCCGCGGGGAATGGTCAGAGCCCGTCTATTTGAACAGCTACGGATTCGACCCTTCCTTGTTCCACGATGATGACGGGCGCAAGTATATCGTCAGTATGGTAACCGATCACCGGGTAACCAAGCGTTACAGGGGCCATCTTGTTATTCAGGAGTATTCATTGGGTGAGCAGCAGATGATCGGGGAACCTGTTACCATCTATGCCAGTAACGATACTTACCTGGAAGGGCCGCATATCTACAAGCGTAACGGCTATTATTATTTGTTCGCGGCGGACACAGGCACAGGGGAGGGCCATGGACAGAGCATCCTGAGATCCAGATCATTATTCGGCCCGTATGAAGCATGTGAAGGCAACTCGTTAATGACCTCCCGAAACCATCCGGATCTGCTGCTGCAAAAGGCGGGGCATGGCGATCTGGTCGAAACGCAGCACGGGGAGTGGTATATGGCGCATCTGTGCGGCCGGGCTCTTGCGAACCGGACGGAAAAAGGGGAGCGTAAATATACTCTCGGGCGTGAAACCGCACTGCAGAAGGTAGAGTGGACGGAGGACGGCTGGTTAAGGCTTGCAAATGGCACCGTAGTGCCGGATACCGAGGTACAAGCACCTGATCTGCCGCCGCATCCGTTCCCTGCAAAACCGGCAAGAGATGATTTTAACAGGGATAAGCTGGATATTCACTTTCAGTCGTTACGCATTCCCCTTGACGAAACCTTCTACTCCCTGACTGAACGCACCGGGTATCTCCGGCTGTACGGCAGAGAAGGCCTGGGTTCAAAATACCGGCAAAGTCTTGTCGCGAGACGCTGGGAAGAGCATGCTTTTACCGTCAGCACATGCCTGGAATTTGAACCGGAGAGCTTCAAGCAGCTGGCTGGACTCATCCTGCTCTATGACACACAGAATTATTACTACCTGCATGTGACGCATCATGAAGATCTGGGACGCTGTATCTGCATTCTTAGCGCCGTTAACAACAACTATTCAGAACCGGCGGGTTATATTGCACTTCCTGATGACGCGAAGCGTATCTTTCTGCGTGCAGAAGTGGACCGTGATAAACTCCAGTTTGCGTACTCCGTGAACGGGGAAGAGGGGTTTCAGGATATCGGTCCGATTCTGGATGCCAGCACTTTGTCGGATGAGGCCTGCCAGGAGGGCTGGTTTACCGGCTCTTTTGCCGGGATCTGCTGCCAGGACTTAACCGGCTTCCGCAAGCCTGCTGATTTTGATTATTTTGAATACAAGAACAGGCTGTAA
- a CDS encoding glycosyl hydrolase family 28-related protein: MSDEFNVRQYGAKGDSITVDTTAIQQAVDACHSAGGGYVVLSGGTFVSGTIFLRSNVYLQVNPSAVLLASPDISDFVDGPIITATSMRRTWINASFMLRMP; the protein is encoded by the coding sequence ATGAGTGATGAATTTAATGTGAGGCAGTATGGAGCCAAAGGCGACAGTATTACAGTGGATACCACCGCAATCCAGCAAGCAGTAGATGCCTGCCACAGCGCAGGCGGAGGTTATGTAGTGCTTTCCGGGGGAACGTTTGTATCCGGCACGATTTTTCTAAGATCGAACGTATATTTACAGGTGAATCCTTCCGCAGTATTGCTGGCAAGTCCCGATATAAGCGACTTCGTGGACGGACCCATTATAACCGCTACGTCAATGAGAAGGACATGGATAAATGCTTCATTTATGCTGAGGATGCCGTGA
- a CDS encoding glycosyl hydrolase family 28 protein, with protein MDKCFIYAEDAVNIGLTGHGEINGNAGEFPNEGSIYRPMMMRFLRCTSVHVKGLRLYNSTAWTTAFLDSENIWCEDLDIRNDKKYNGDGLDYDGCRNVFIPNCKILGTDDNLCLQASSKEYPMKNVHITNCHFTSICAGIRIGLKSIGDISNVTIHNCTFEDVRREGIKIECTEGGSITDIVASGLVMRNVTRPVFILLNNRPSFNGIRVDACESRPIRDLVLKNMIYTAAGGAAKEDIPAGYPKVWDMRLDHPEQVSENYYPDWSRARFMDIRNVERLVVEGVRFHSLREDTRESYIIENCKTLNLDVVEY; from the coding sequence ATGGATAAATGCTTCATTTATGCTGAGGATGCCGTGAATATCGGGCTTACCGGCCACGGTGAGATCAACGGCAATGCCGGCGAATTTCCGAATGAAGGCAGCATATACCGGCCGATGATGATGCGCTTTTTGCGCTGCACCAGCGTTCATGTCAAAGGACTCCGGCTCTACAACTCCACTGCGTGGACAACCGCTTTTTTGGACAGCGAGAATATCTGGTGTGAAGACCTAGACATCCGCAACGATAAAAAATACAACGGTGACGGCCTGGATTATGACGGCTGCAGGAATGTGTTCATCCCGAACTGCAAAATCCTCGGGACCGACGATAATCTCTGTCTGCAGGCAAGCAGCAAGGAATATCCGATGAAAAACGTGCATATTACGAACTGCCATTTCACTTCGATTTGTGCCGGTATCCGGATCGGACTCAAGTCCATTGGAGACATTTCAAATGTCACGATTCATAATTGTACCTTTGAGGACGTCCGGCGCGAAGGTATTAAGATCGAGTGTACCGAAGGCGGGAGTATTACCGATATCGTGGCTTCCGGTCTGGTGATGCGAAATGTAACACGTCCTGTATTTATCCTGCTGAACAACCGCCCTTCTTTTAACGGGATCAGAGTGGATGCCTGTGAGAGCCGTCCGATACGTGATCTGGTTCTGAAGAATATGATCTATACTGCTGCTGGCGGCGCGGCAAAAGAAGACATTCCTGCCGGGTACCCCAAGGTGTGGGATATGCGGCTTGATCATCCGGAACAGGTATCCGAAAATTATTATCCCGACTGGAGCCGGGCGAGATTTATGGATATCAGGAATGTAGAACGGCTGGTGGTGGAAGGTGTAAGGTTCCATAGCTTGAGAGAGGATACAAGAGAATCTTATATTATTGAAAATTGTAAAACACTTAATCTGGATGTTGTGGAATATTAA
- a CDS encoding sialidase family protein, with protein MTNFNFAVTAGPFPKFEPGIAVNLLLPSIMIAVAVDTSVGGVPNTGVYRSLDGGANWTTTILPLPPGFTGAEAPMVAYGFPNTFVVTAHVFPGASDGTTVIYTSTDNGATFSPPVIVNSGYGTYINNDETNVLIDVGQSSPYLGNIYVTYNHQFNVANGGNSTAFLSRSQDGGATWNNVLLSSVTDQVERPDTAVDLVGNVYAAWITNNTPSRFFIRLSRDGGTTFESAVLVSSVVPVPIVLPVPNYAFRVLTFANVSTDRSSGPFSGRAYAVWQDFRQGYSDILMSFSDNTGTTWSAPVSITGAPAGSQNFFPAIDVDPLLGVVNVIYYSNQVNGFLLDVFVARSINGGQTFTNTRITNSSFNPNGSSPTPVPLIGDYIDIASVPPGGYIGAWADTSTGSLNIVAGYSDIVIT; from the coding sequence ATGACGAATTTCAACTTCGCAGTAACTGCGGGGCCGTTCCCGAAGTTTGAGCCTGGCATCGCGGTCAACCTGCTGCTTCCCAGTATCATGATTGCCGTGGCCGTTGACACTTCTGTAGGTGGTGTGCCGAATACCGGTGTATACCGCTCCCTGGACGGCGGTGCCAACTGGACCACAACCATCCTCCCGCTGCCTCCCGGTTTTACAGGGGCTGAAGCTCCCATGGTTGCCTACGGCTTCCCCAATACTTTTGTGGTCACAGCCCATGTCTTCCCCGGTGCTTCCGATGGTACAACGGTAATCTATACCTCGACGGACAATGGAGCTACCTTCAGCCCGCCGGTTATCGTGAACAGCGGATACGGCACTTATATTAATAATGATGAGACGAATGTCCTGATTGATGTCGGCCAGTCCAGCCCTTATCTGGGCAATATTTATGTAACCTATAATCATCAGTTCAACGTAGCCAATGGGGGGAATTCCACAGCCTTCCTCAGCCGCTCCCAGGATGGCGGGGCCACCTGGAATAATGTCCTTCTGTCCAGCGTAACGGATCAGGTGGAGCGTCCGGATACCGCGGTTGATCTTGTCGGCAATGTCTATGCCGCTTGGATTACGAATAATACACCTTCCCGGTTCTTTATCAGGCTGTCGCGGGATGGAGGAACTACATTTGAATCAGCGGTTCTGGTCTCTTCTGTTGTGCCTGTTCCGATTGTGCTGCCGGTTCCAAATTATGCCTTCCGTGTACTGACCTTTGCCAATGTGTCGACCGACCGTTCATCCGGACCATTCAGTGGACGTGCATATGCCGTCTGGCAGGATTTCCGGCAGGGCTATTCCGACATCCTGATGTCCTTCTCGGACAACACAGGAACGACCTGGTCAGCTCCGGTCAGTATTACCGGTGCACCTGCGGGATCGCAGAACTTTTTCCCGGCAATTGATGTGGATCCTCTGCTTGGCGTCGTGAATGTCATCTATTACAGCAACCAGGTCAACGGTTTTCTGCTGGATGTGTTTGTGGCCCGGTCTATTAATGGCGGACAGACATTTACGAATACAAGAATCACTAATTCCTCCTTCAATCCCAATGGAAGCAGCCCGACGCCGGTACCGCTGATTGGCGACTATATCGATATTGCCTCTGTCCCGCCGGGAGGCTATATCGGGGCCTGGGCAGATACCAGCACAGGTTCACTCAATATTGTTGCCGGGTATTCAGATATCGTAATTACGTAA